From a single Melospiza georgiana isolate bMelGeo1 chromosome 5, bMelGeo1.pri, whole genome shotgun sequence genomic region:
- the SETD7 gene encoding histone-lysine N-methyltransferase SETD7, with amino-acid sequence MDSDEETLEEIVEGHLDDDGLPHGFCTVTYSSTDRFEGNFVHGEKNGRGKFFFFDGSTLEGYYVDDALQGQGIYTYEDGVVLHGTYVDGELNGPAQEYDSDGRLIFKGQYKDNIRHGVCWIYYPDGGSLVGEVNEDGEMTGEKIAYVYPDGKTAYSGRFIDGEMIEAKLATLTAVEDGKPQFEVVPGSPVYSFDKSTSSCISTNALLPDPYESERVYVDVSLISSAGEGLFSKVAAEASTVMSFYNGVRITHQEVDSRDWALNGNTISLDDETVIDVPEPYNHAAKYCASLGHKANHSFTPNCTYEPFVHPRFGPIKCIRTIRAVEKDEELTVAYGYDHNPVGQNGPEAPEWYQLELKAFQAAQQK; translated from the exons atggACAGCGACGAGGAGACGCTGGAGGAGATCGTGGAAG GGCATCTAGATGACGATGGGCTGCCACATGGATTCTGTACAGTAACCTACTCATCAACAGACAGATTTGAAGGAAATTTTGTGCATGGAGAAAAGAATGGCCGTggcaaattcttcttttttgaTGGAAG CACCCTGGAGGGATACTATGTTGATGATGCCCTGCAAGGGCAGGGAATCTACACCTACGAGGATGGCGTGGTCCTTCACGGCACCTACGTGGACGGAGAGCTGAACGGCCCGGCGCAGGAGTACGACAGCGACGGGCGGCTCATCTTCAAAGGGCAGTACAAGGACAACATCCGGCACGGCGTCTGCTGGATTTATTACCCG GATGGAGGCAGCCTTGTGGGAGAAGTGAATGAAGATGGGGAGATGACTGGAGAGAAAATAGCCTATGTGTATCCTGATGGAAAGACTGCATATTCTGGAAGGTTCATAGATGGAGAAATGATAGAAGCAAAACTGGCAACTCTGACAGCCGTTGAGGATGGCAAACCTCAATTTGAAGTAGTTCCAGGCA gcccAGTGTACAGTTTTGACAAATCCACTTCATCCTGCATTTCTACAAATGCCCTTCTTCCTGATCCTTATGAATCAGAGAG GGTGTATGTGGATGTCTCCCTCATTTCCAGTGCTGGAGAAGGATTGTTTTCAAAAGTAGCAGCAGAAGCCAGTACAGTGATGTCCTTCTATAACGGAGTGCGAATTACACACCAGGag GTAGACAGCAGAGACTGGGCCCTCAATGGAAATACAATATCCCTGGATGATGAGACAGTCATAGATGTGCCAGAGCCCTACAACCACGCTGCCAAGTACTGTGCCTCGCTGGGGCACAAGGCCAACCATTCCTTCACTCCCAACTGCACCTATGAGCC GTTTGTTCATCCTCGTTTTGGGCCCATCAAGTGTATCCGTACCATCAGGGCTGTGGAGAAGGATGAGGAGCTGACAGTGGCTTATGGGTATGATCACAACCCTGTGGGGCAGAATGGGCCTGAAGCACCAGAGTGGTACCAGCTGGAACTGAAAGCTTTCCAGGCTGCCCAGCAAAAGTGA